The nucleotide sequence aaagatttctctcTGTATCTGCTGTAAATCAAAAGATTTCAGTTTagtccttacacacacacacacatacacacacacatacttcctTTCCTTAGCACCCAACATCTGCATATATCTCTGTTCCAGAGTTTGTTTAAAACAATCAAAGGTAGAAGGAAGATGCATGGGAATTGGAAGGATCATTCTCTCTGGAGTAAATGAGACAAGGGGTTCTGTGTCATGGTTATGGATCTCGTGGGTATTAATCTTTGGCCAGAGTGTATGAGGCTAGTAAGGTGTGTGCATGCTTATAAGCTGAAGAGGGtaggaggggggaaaaatgccCCCCCCACAAGAACCTTAGGACAGCCTTCTCACATACCTGCAGTTTAAGTCCTTTATTATAAGGAAAACATGAAAGATGTTTCCGTCGGGAAGAGTGAATGAGTCTTAAGTGAGCTCCTACATTTTTAATATTCCGACTTACTAAAGAGATTCAAAAGTCTGGGAAGAGAGAAAGTAAATCTCTTGTATCATTTCTTGATGCTGTTAGAGCCCAGCACAACAAGGGAACCAGATTATCCAGACAGGGCTCTCGTTTTGCCAACATGCATTTCCAAATTTCAAATACTTCTCCCAACAGCTGACTTCTGGGAATAACCAAAGCAGTTACTTTCAAAACTCTCCTTGTGATGAAGTGGAAAATGGCCTGGATTAGAAGCCAGTTCAACTGGATTTTTGTCTCAGCATTCCCACTAATTTCACGGTCTTCAGCAAATCCCTGAACTTTGGGTTCCTACATATAACATCAGCAGCATTATACCAGTGCTGTGTTATTAAAATGAGATGATTTCGATGTAAGCCCTTTGAAATGCTTGTAATGCTTTATAAATCCATATAATGACTAAATCCCAGAGGATAGGATCTGAGAGAGCTAAGCTAATCAGTATTATAAAAGAAAGCCAAAACATTTACTACAGAAAGCCCGGACTCATCATAAGTTTATGTCTCCATTTCTCTTTGATATAATGTACTTAACAGAATGGgctataaagagaaaaagagtcaGAAGCAGAGGAGACAGAGCCGAGGGCAGCCCAAATGCATTATTCATTGCTATTCAAGGAGTAAGTTAAAGGCCAACAGGTCAGGCAGTAACCCACACAGGCTGGTGTCTATCTGTCGAAGTGCACAGGCAACTGCGGGTCGCCCTCACAGGCAATGACCACATGCCTAGTGCTCGCCGATGCCCGGTATCTGCAGTTGGGGAACCTGGAACTTCCTGTCTCCCTGCAGTCTGTGACCCTCACTACACCCTCATGGCAGTTCATCTTGCCATTCTTGCATTGGATATTGGTGGTGCTGCAGATACTACGAATGTTCCAGATGTCTTCATGGACAAAGGTGTTGAAACGCTTGCACTGACGCGCGGTCATCTTCCGTCTTTGCATCATCAAGTTGCAGTAGGTGTCATTGCCACCTGTCTCCTCAGGGTCCACATGCTGCCGCAGGAATCGGTGATACATACGATCCTGGCCGTAGGAGGGCTgcaccagccccagccccagcagggTCAGCAGCAAGAGCAGAAGCAGTGAATGGGTCCTCTGGAGAGCCATCACTACCTTGGAGATGCCTAGATGGAAACCCAAGGGGCAGGAGAAAGGAAGGTGAGATGCGGCACTGGGGAGAGGTGTGGGCAATGGCAGATTGACATTGCCTCAACTCTagtctcctctttcctccttatTTGTACCAGTTCCCCCACTCTTCACTGTTCACAACTTTTCCCGTCTTGCTTTCCCAAGAGCGAATAGTTTGCAAAACGTGTTTTTCTCTGAAAACTAGAACTGATCTCTTTTATGAAGAGAACTGGCTTCATCAAGTACAGCGACCCAGGACAGACACTGACCGTGTGGCTCTCCAGTATGTCTGGCCTCTGTGGTCACAGAGGGAACAGGAAGAAACGGCAGATCTAAGGGAAAACTGGAGTGGACCATCTCTTGAGGTAATTTTCTGGTCATAGGATCTTTGGAGTTTTGGGTACTCTGGAGACTCCGATTTCCGAAAGTTTGGATACACTCATGATACGTCAGAGCAAGTTTAAGAACTAATTTTCACTCCTTACATCTGGAACTGAGGAAGGTGCAGAAAAGAGGCCAGAGTAATACCAGGGGTACCTTTCCTCTCCTATGGCTGTTCTTCCTGTGGTATTAAAATCAGGTCCTTTTGGAAATCCTGTTCATCGTCTATAAAGAGCCCCTACAAAAGCAGAGTACCCAGCCACTGTGCTTTGAAGGTAGTGAATATtggctaaataaatgaatgtaatgAGTGAGCTCgtgaacaaatgaaatgaaatggataTAGAGAGTGAAGGTGTTTTCCAGGCTTGTGGAACTGATCACTAAactaagaaacatttaaaaaataaatttaaacagcACAATCTCCACAAAAAAGGACATGGATTGTGTCTTTTATTTCCCCCCTGGGTGAATGTACAACCCAAAATACTAGGCCCTGGTGATACAGTCTATCTATTGTCATGCATCTATCCTTGATGCTCTGCCTGTCTTGTCCTTAGCTGTTGGTAATTATCCATAGTCTCTGGTTGCAGGTTCTTTGTGTTGTCCCCTCTTGATGGTgggaaataaacatttgttttacaGAGTTAGAAATTAACAAACAGAAACCTctggaacaacaacaaagaaagcacTGTGGTATGGATTAGAGAAATTGCTTTGGTGGACTCattaaagaaaggaaaccagTTCTCTCTGGCTCTAAAATCCGTACTCTTTCCACCatcctctgactgcctctcccgTCCCACTTCCTAAATATTCAAGATACCAACGATGTTTACGCTCAGAGTTGCTTCTCCCCAGCAACAGAATTGAATCCGGGGTGGAATAGGGTGGGAGGGGAAGTGCGGGTCACTCACCAACACTAGCTAGATGCTGCCCTCTGGCGGTCAACCTCGGATTGACATGGAGTCCAACCTCGAACTCCTTGACTCTTGTTGGGGGGCAGGGCTGCCTCACGAGGGCAAAGAAAAATCATCTCCAATTCAacctggagtcagacagacccgTTTCTACACGTGCAGTCCACAATCAGCCTCAGCTAAACTCCTGGGTTGATATCTCTGGGTACTACTGTCCTTCGCTTTCAGAGATGCCGCGTCTAGGTGCCGGGTCATGAGCGTAAAGGACTGAAACGGCTGAGGAGGGACCTGCAATCGGTCCCACCTAAGCCTACACTTTGGTTAGTGGTGACGACCAGGATGAAAGAGAACCATCGCTCTTTTCCATGCCACCTCCTAGGTTCATAGCCGCCTTCTGCCTCTACACAGAAAGTTATAAAGCTCTAGGTCATTCCTTGGGCCTGTAGCTGATATGGGAAATAGagtaaggaagagagggaagacgAGGAGCTGTGAGaagaagggggcagggagaaatTATGTTCAATTTACTCCTCACCCCAGCACCAAAGGATATAACTTCTGAAGGCGCACTTAGCACTTGGGTAATGGTTTCATCACGATGGTGTGCTTTGTTTTCCCCAAATTTAATCTTGTACCTCTCATCTTGCACAGTTCTGTCTACTTTCTCTCATCCTGATTCTTTGTAATGGAGATCGTGGTTTAGCAAAATAACTGGCTACAGAGAAGACGTAAACTACTCATGCAGAGCAAACCCCCAATCTCAGTCGCACAGACCGACTGATTTAACAAGATAGGGGAAAATATTAGCCAACAGAAGTccaatgtaggggcgcctgggtgactcagtgggttaagccgctgccttcatgattccaaggtcctgggatcgagccccacatcgggctctctgctcagcagggagcctgcttcctcctctctctctgcctgcctctccaactacttgtgatttctctctgtcaaataaataaataaaatctttaaaaatatatatatttaaaaataataataaaaattaaaaaaaaaaaaagaagaagaagaagaagtccaaTGTAAACGTCAATGGGTACATCTCAAGGCTCTAGGAACAACAGAAAATCAAATGACCGCCAAATCATCCCAACACATACTTTTTGGTCAGAACACGCCTCAAAGCCTTTTTCTGCTGCACCAGATTGACTCTCAATAAGAACTAatttggagggcgcctgggtggctcagttggttgagcaactgccttcggctcaggtcacagtcctggagtccccggattgAGTCCCGGATCGAGTCCCGATCGAGT is from Mustela lutreola isolate mMusLut2 chromosome 7, mMusLut2.pri, whole genome shotgun sequence and encodes:
- the RNASE4 gene encoding ribonuclease 4, yielding MALQRTHSLLLLLLLTLLGLGLVQPSYGQDRMYHRFLRQHVDPEETGGNDTYCNLMMQRRKMTARQCKRFNTFVHEDIWNIRSICSTTNIQCKNGKMNCHEGVVRVTDCRETGSSRFPNCRYRASASTRHVVIACEGDPQLPVHFDR